Proteins from one Pongo abelii isolate AG06213 chromosome 19, NHGRI_mPonAbe1-v2.0_pri, whole genome shotgun sequence genomic window:
- the SLFN12 gene encoding ribonuclease SLFN12 translates to MNISVDLETNYAELVLDVGRVTLGEKSRKKMKDCKLRKKQNESVSRAMCALLNSGGGVIKAEIENEDYSYTKDGIGLDLENSFSNILLFVPEYLDFMQNGNYFLIFVKSWSLNTSGLRITTLSSNLYKRDITSAKVMNAAAALEFLKDMKKTRGRLYLRPELLTESPRVDIQEESNMKALAGGFFDRTELDRKEKLTFTESTHVEIKNFSTEKLLQRIKEILPQYVSAFANTDGGYLFIGLNEDKEIIGFKAEMSDLDKLEREIENSISKMPVHHFCVEKKKINYSCKFLGVYDKGSLCGYVCALRVERFCCAVFAKEPDSWHVKDNRVMQLTRKEWIQFMVEAEPKFSRSYKELFSQINMSSPAPHSWPLLEWERQRHHCPGLSGRVTYTPENLCRKLFLQHEGLKQLICEEMGSVRKGSLIFSRSWSLDLGLQENHKVLCDALLISQDKPPVLYTFHMVQDEEFKGYSTQTALTLKQKLAKIGGYTKKVCVMTKIFYLSPEGKTSCQYDLRSQVIYPESYYFTRRKYLLKALFEALKRLKSLRDQFSFAENLYQIIGIDCFQKNDKKMFKSCRRLT, encoded by the exons ATGAACATCAGTGTTGATTTGGAAACGAATTATGCCGAATTGGTTCTAGATGTGGGAAGAGTCACTCTTGGAGAGaagagtaggaaaaaaatgaaggattGTAAACTGAGAAAAAAGCAGAATGAAAGTGTCTCACGAGCTATGTGTGCTCTGCTGAATTCTGGAGGGGGAGTGATCAAGGCTGAAATTGAGAATGAAGACTATAGTTATACAAAAGATGGAATAGGAttagatttggaaaattcttttAGTAACATTCTGTTATTTGTTCCTGAGTACTTAGACTTCATGCAGAATGGTAACTACTTTCTGATTTTTGTGAAGTCGTGGAGCTTGAACACCTCTGGTCTGCGGATTACCACCTTGAGCTCCAATTTGTACAAAAGAGATATAACATCTGCAAAAGTCATGAATGCCGCTGCTGCACTGGAGTTCCTCAAAGACATGAAAAAGACTAGAGGGAGATTGTATTTAAGACCAGAATTGCTGACAGAGAGTCCCCGTGTTGATATACAAGAAGAAAGTAACATGAAGGCCTTGGCTGGGGGCTTTTTTGACAGAACAGAACTTGATCGGAAAGAAAAATTGACCTTTACTGAATCCACACatgttgaaattaaaaacttctcgACAGAAAAGTTGTTACAAAGAATTAAAGAGATTCTTCCTCAATATGTTTCTGCATTTGCAAATACTGATGGAGGATATTTGTTCATTGGTTTAAatgaagataaagaaataattggCTTTAAAGCAGAGATGAGTGACCTCGATAAGTTAGAAAGAGAAATCGAAAACTCCATTAGCAAGATGCCTGTGCATCACTTCTGCGTGGAGAAGAAGAAGATAAATTATTCATGCAAATTCCTTGGAGTGTATGATAAAGGAAGTCTTTGTGGATATGTCTGTGCCCTCAGAGTGGAGCGCTTCTGCTGTGCAGTGTTTGCTAAAGAGCCTGATTCCTGGCATGTGAAAGATAACCGTGTGATGCAGTTGACCAGGAAGGAATGGATCCAGTTCATGGTGGAGGCTGAACCAA aatTTTCCAGGTCATATAAAGAGCTGTTCTCTCAAATAAATATGTCATCACCTGCTCCTCACAGTTGGCCTCTTTTGGAATGGGAACGGCAGAGACATCACTGTCCAG GGCTATCAGGAAGGGTAACGTATACTCCAGAAAACCTTTGCAGAAAACTGTTCTTACAACATGAAGGACTTAAGCAATTAATATGTGAAGAAATGGGCTCTGTTAGAAAGGGCTCACTGATCTTCTCTAGGAGCTGGTCTTTGGATCTGGGCTTGCAAGAGAACCACAAAGTCCTCTGTGATGCTCTTCTGATTTCCCAGGACAAGCCTCCAGTCCTATACACCTTCCACATGGTACAGGATGAGGAGTTTAAAGGCTATTCTACACAAACTGCCCTAACCTTAAAGCAGAAGCTGGCAAAAATTGGTGGTTACACTAAAAAAGTGTGTGTCATGACAAAGATCTTCTACTTGAGCCCTGAAGGCAAGACAAGCTGCCAGTATGATTTAAGATCGCAAGTAATTTACCCTGAATCCTACTATTTTACAAGAAGGAAATACTTGCTGAAAGCCCTTTTTGAAGCCTTAAAGAGACTCAAGTCTCTGAGAGACCAGTTTTCCTTTGCAGAAAATCTATACCAGATAATCGGTATAGATTGCTTTCAGAAGAATGATAAAAAGATGTTTAAATCTTGTCGAAGGCTCACCTGA